The Halovivax ruber XH-70 genome includes the window GGCCACCGACGACCAGGACCGCGATGAGTCCCTGAATCACCATCAGAGGACACCTCCCTGTTCGACCGTAAACTTCGAGATGGCGATGCTCATGAGGAAGTTCAACAGTGCGTAGACGAGTGCGACGTCGAGAAACGCCGGGAGCTCCATCGCTGCGGCCAGTAAGGCGATGACGACCACGACGTTCGAGCCGACGACGTTGAGCGCGATGACACGATCTTGCATCGTTGGCCCGACGAGTATCCGTCCGAGAAGGACGACCGAAATCGTGACGAACCCGAGCGCACCGGCGAACAGGATCGTCGAGACGGGGCCCTCGATCACGAGGACTCACCCTCCGATTCGGCGCGGTCACGGGGCGACGGATACGGGAGTGCACTCCGCCCGTAGAAGACGAACCGAACCGCTCGTTCCAGGACCCCGTCCAACAGATCCTCTCGCGCACCTGCTGTCAGCGAGTGGACGACGAACGCCCGATCCTCGACGTCGACCGTCAGCGTCCCCGGTGTGAGCGTGATGCTGTTTGCCAGCGTCGCCATCGGGAGGCCGCCCCAGACGCCGGGTTCGAACCGCTCCATCGAGGGGTCGATCGGCAACGACGGATGCAAGACCACGTACGCGATCTGGAAGTTCGCAACCAGAATCTTGTAGCCGAGATACGGCACGTAGACCAGCCACCTGAACACGCTCGAGACCATTCGTGTCGGCCGTGGCGTGCGTTCGAACGTAACCCGCGACAGTACCCCGGCGACGAGAAGCGCGGAGATCGTCCCGGTCACCAGATCGAACGTGACGTCGGCGAAGCCACCGACGAGTACGTAAAAGCCGAGAGACATGCCGAATACCGACAGAAACTGGGCGAGACCACCTCGAATGACGATGGATGACGGTCGAGTCTGGCGGTCGACAGGCGCGACGTCGACGTCGAGGGTCGTCTGGTCGGCGAGTCGGTCGGCGAGAGACCCGGTCATCGGCCGCGTTCCCGGCGTCGCGTGGGATGGGTCGACGATGACAGAATCGATGTCGTGCTCGGTCGCGTAGGACTGGACCACGTCGGCGTACTCGTAGGGATCGAACGGATACCGATAGCGATAGATTCGCTCGGTTTCCACGTCGACTGCCCCTTCGGGATCGGTCAACGTCGTCGCTCGTTCGGCGACCTCGGTCGCCGTCTCGAGGAGTGCATCGAAATCCGGTGTCTCGGTCTGGGGGACGTCCTCGACGACCGGCGTTCCGATGGTGAGCGTGAGCCGACTGTCGGTCTCGGCCGCCAGTTCGCGGACCTTTCGCGCGGCGTACTCCACAGTCTCCTCGACTGTTGACGAGTCGGTGACGAGTACGAGGACGGAACCCGCAGTCGTCTCACCGCCGGCTTCGTCGGTCATTTTCCGGAGATTGCTATCGTACGGCCTTCAATGTTCTCGTTTGGCACGACGCGGGGGAGATACTTCCAATGATCAACCATATGCGACCCATATTTCCTACTATCTGCCCACAATGGGTGGAAAAACACTACGAACGTTGTGCCAGGTTGGGATTCGCCAGTGACTCGACTTCGATCGGCGGCGGACTTGGTCCTATCGTTCGGTTTTCGAACCCAGCGACAGACGGCTGGCGGCCGAGAGGGAGTGGGTGATGTGTGGTGGCACCCGCTGGTCGGGACCCGAGTCACTTACGTAGGTCCCCGGGCCACACGAGGACGATGGATCCGTACTCGCTACTCCGGCCGCTGTTTTTCAAGCTTCCTGCGGAGACGGCTCACGAGTACGTGACTGGTGGATTACGAGCGATCCAGTCGATCGGGCCCGCTCGACGCGCACTCCGGTCGCGGTACACGTACGAACACCCCGCGCTGGCGGTGGAGTGTTTCGATACGACGTTCGCGAACCCGATCGGTGTCGCGGCCGGGTTCGACAAGAACGCGCGGGTGTTTCCCGCCCTCTCCGATCTCGGCTTTGGATTCGTCGAGATCGGCACTGTCACACCGAACTCCCAGGCTGGCAACCCGCGGCCACGACTCTTCAGACTCCCCGGCGACAGGGCGCTCATCAACCGGATGGGGTTCAACGGAGACGGCGCCGACGCCGTTCACTCCCGTCTCGCAGCGAACACAGACGCCGCCGGTCCACTTGGCATCAACGTCGGAAAGATGAACGATTCCGACGCTGAGACGGCGATCGACGACTACCGTCGGGTCTTCGAGCGCCTGTACCCCTTCGGCGACTACTTCGTGGTCAACGTCTCCTGTCCCAACACGCCCGACGAGTTCGACGAAGCCGACCCCGACCACCTGCGACGAATCTTCGAGACGTTGCAGGCGGCGAACGAGGACGACGTTCCGCTCCTCGTCAAAATCGGCCCGGAGTCACCGCGAGAGTCGTTATACGAACTCGTCGACATCGTCGAAGCCTACGAGCTAGACGGGATCGTCGCGACGAACACGACGACGAGTCGGGACGGTGTCACCGACCCACCCGACGAACGCGGCGGGTTGAGTGGCAAGCCACTCGAAACACGCTCCACGGCGGTCATCGAAACGCTCGCCGGCTACACTGAGCTCCCAATCGTCGGCGTCGGTGGCGTCGACTCAGCTGAGAGTGCCTACGCGAAGATCCGCGCCGGGGCGTCGCTCGTTCAGCTCTACACCGGTTTCGTCTACAACGGCCCCTCGACAGCCCGGGAGATCAACCGGGGACTCGTCGAATTGCTCCACGAAGACGGCTACGATTCCATCGAAGAAGCAGTGGGTGCCGATATCGATTGAGCAATCCAGTCGGACGAGTTCGAATAGCCCGCAACCGAACGAGCCCGGCCAAAAATCTCGTCGAACCCGCTCACTCGATCTCGTCGACGT containing:
- a CDS encoding monovalent cation/H+ antiporter complex subunit F, which encodes MIEGPVSTILFAGALGFVTISVVLLGRILVGPTMQDRVIALNVVGSNVVVVIALLAAAMELPAFLDVALVYALLNFLMSIAISKFTVEQGGVL
- a CDS encoding monovalent cation/H+ antiporter subunit E codes for the protein MTDEAGGETTAGSVLVLVTDSSTVEETVEYAARKVRELAAETDSRLTLTIGTPVVEDVPQTETPDFDALLETATEVAERATTLTDPEGAVDVETERIYRYRYPFDPYEYADVVQSYATEHDIDSVIVDPSHATPGTRPMTGSLADRLADQTTLDVDVAPVDRQTRPSSIVIRGGLAQFLSVFGMSLGFYVLVGGFADVTFDLVTGTISALLVAGVLSRVTFERTPRPTRMVSSVFRWLVYVPYLGYKILVANFQIAYVVLHPSLPIDPSMERFEPGVWGGLPMATLANSITLTPGTLTVDVEDRAFVVHSLTAGAREDLLDGVLERAVRFVFYGRSALPYPSPRDRAESEGESS
- a CDS encoding quinone-dependent dihydroorotate dehydrogenase; the protein is MDPYSLLRPLFFKLPAETAHEYVTGGLRAIQSIGPARRALRSRYTYEHPALAVECFDTTFANPIGVAAGFDKNARVFPALSDLGFGFVEIGTVTPNSQAGNPRPRLFRLPGDRALINRMGFNGDGADAVHSRLAANTDAAGPLGINVGKMNDSDAETAIDDYRRVFERLYPFGDYFVVNVSCPNTPDEFDEADPDHLRRIFETLQAANEDDVPLLVKIGPESPRESLYELVDIVEAYELDGIVATNTTTSRDGVTDPPDERGGLSGKPLETRSTAVIETLAGYTELPIVGVGGVDSAESAYAKIRAGASLVQLYTGFVYNGPSTAREINRGLVELLHEDGYDSIEEAVGADID